One Cedecea neteri DNA segment encodes these proteins:
- the nudF gene encoding ADP-ribose diphosphatase encodes MNKSEKLAATFAKKDVEIIARETLYRGFFSLDLYRFRHRLFNGEMSGEVKREIFERGHAAVLLPYDPVRDEVVLIEQIRIAAWDTSETPWLLEMIAGMIEEGESVEDVARREAVEEAGLAVGRTKPVLSYLASPGGTSERLSILVGEVDATQAKGIHGLVEENEDIRVHVVSREQAYQCVEEGSIDNAASVIALQWLQLHYEQLRKEWNH; translated from the coding sequence ATGAATAAGTCAGAAAAGCTTGCGGCTACTTTCGCCAAAAAGGATGTAGAAATTATTGCACGGGAAACGCTTTATCGTGGCTTTTTTTCACTCGATCTTTATCGTTTTCGCCATCGTTTATTCAACGGCGAAATGAGTGGCGAAGTGAAGCGCGAAATTTTTGAGCGCGGTCACGCTGCGGTGCTGCTACCCTATGACCCTGTGCGCGATGAAGTCGTGCTAATAGAGCAGATTCGTATTGCCGCCTGGGACACCAGTGAAACCCCATGGCTGTTGGAAATGATCGCCGGCATGATTGAAGAAGGTGAAAGCGTAGAAGATGTTGCGCGCCGTGAAGCCGTAGAAGAAGCAGGCCTTGCTGTGGGCCGGACCAAACCGGTTCTAAGTTATTTAGCCAGTCCTGGCGGTACCAGCGAACGGCTGTCTATTTTAGTCGGCGAAGTGGATGCCACTCAGGCCAAAGGTATTCATGGCCTGGTGGAAGAAAACGAAGATATTCGTGTTCATGTGGTCAGCCGGGAGCAGGCTTACCAGTGTGTCGAAGAGGGGAGCATCGACAACGCGGCATCGGTCATCGCTTTGCAATGGCTGCAGCTGCATTATGAGCAACTAAGAAAAGAGTGGAACCACTGA